The following is a genomic window from Deinococcus yavapaiensis KR-236.
CGATGACTTCGCCGTTTCGCACGACGACGGCGCGCGCGCTCGTGCCGCCCACGTCGAGGCCGACGTGCAACGTCACGTCAGGGCGCGGCGCACGTGGCCGCCCGCCGCGTCGAGGAGGCGTTGCGCTTCGGCGGTGTCCACGCTCCGCAGAAGGCTCACGACCGACACGGCGACGCGGAACCCGGACGCTTCGAGGGCGGCGCGCGCCTCGGTCTCGGACGCGTTCGTGGCCGTCACGACGAGACGCACGGCGCGCTCGCGCAATTTGGCGTTCGTGGGACGCACGTCCACCATGAGGTTGCCGAGCACCTTTCCGAGCCGCACCATGACCGCGCTGGAGAAGGTGTTGAGGGCGATTTTCTGAGCGGTTCCCGCTTTGAGGCGCGTGGAACCCGAGATGACTTCGGGGCCGCTGTGCAGGCACACGCCGACGTCCGCTTCCGTCAGGAGGGGGGTGCCGGGATTGTTCGCGAAGGCGATCGTGAGGGCGCCGACGGCCTTCGCGTACCGAAGGCCCGCGAGGGCGTAAGGCGTCGTGCCCGACGCGGCGATCGCGATGAGAACGTCATCCGCGCTCAGCTGGACTTGCCGAAGGTCGAGGACGCCCGCTTCCTCGTCGTCCTCGGCGCCTTCACGCGCTTCCCACATCGCCTCGCGCCCGCCCGCCAGAAGGGCGACGGCGCGCGACGGTGGCCAAGAGAAGGTCGGAGGCAACTCGGCGGCGTCGAGGCACGCGAGCCGTCCGCTCGTGCCCGCCCCGACGTACACGAGGCGGCCGCCGCGCGCGAGGAATTCGGCGGCGAGGTCCACGGCGCGCGAAAGGTCGTCGCTCGCGTCGCGAACGGCGGTCACAGCGCGGGCTTGGTCTTCGAGGAGGGCCG
Proteins encoded in this region:
- the murQ gene encoding N-acetylmuramic acid 6-phosphate etherase encodes the protein MTLLDTERLSEQYRDLDLRSTNGVVAALLEDQARAVTAVRDASDDLSRAVDLAAEFLARGGRLVYVGAGTSGRLACLDAAELPPTFSWPPSRAVALLAGGREAMWEAREGAEDDEEAGVLDLRQVQLSADDVLIAIAASGTTPYALAGLRYAKAVGALTIAFANNPGTPLLTEADVGVCLHSGPEVISGSTRLKAGTAQKIALNTFSSAVMVRLGKVLGNLMVDVRPTNAKLRERAVRLVVTATNASETEARAALEASGFRVAVSVVSLLRSVDTAEAQRLLDAAGGHVRRALT